One window of Saccharopolyspora phatthalungensis genomic DNA carries:
- a CDS encoding type I restriction endonuclease subunit R yields the protein MSPAHHESVFGDAIVSSMLENGWELGSASDYDADLGLDTAQLLTFIGATQIDEWNELLGYYGNDANAAQRGFAKRLDQAISNDGLLEVLRKGVKDHGVRIRLAYFKPSLVTSDDVLDNYRANRLTVVRELKYATKQADWDNRLDLTLFLNGIPVATAELKNPLTGQGVEHAKEQYRAERDPTELIFSRRVVANFAVDPELVFVATQLRGAKTRFLPFNTGSNGPGEPGGAGNPPAKEFGKYATSYLWERVWQPDNWLDLLERFVHVHKEKGADGRSKKTFIFPRYHQWDVVKKITAHAATHGSGHNYLAMASAGSGKSNTIGWLAHRISSLHTPTNPAELDPDALANGLKPGTPVFDKVIIITDRRNLDSQLRETVGSFEQTAGLVVKIDEKYGAKSEQLAKALSQETGKIVTVTLHTFPALLDYLRRNPTEIKGSRFAIVVDEAHSSQSGDAATDVRKVLRGLGLDADDDSGEPGAVTAEAEGNTDAKLKKRAEDRGQSPNLSYFAFTATPKAKTLENFGVLTERDGKATHVPFHTYSMRQAIEEGFILDPLRNYVTYNTYWKLVNENPDDKEVDPRKANPLLARAALTHDSTVARHAQVIVEHFRTHTAGRLGGRAKAMVVTASRLSAVQMARAIKSYIADLEYRNIGVLVAFSGTLKCDGEETTESKENGGLPESALPKAFAYTRADDKTTKTGKGQPEYRILVVAEKYQTGFDQPLLTTMYVNKKLSGISAVQTLSRLNRTAERKSQADLAVIDFVNEADHIQESFRPFFEEAMTLPSDPNLLYNAQSRVMAPPILVESEMRVFAEAFLAAEEKAAGRAAKWAKLHAELYRHTEPAVARFTELADHEDEEETAENFRSDLNDYVRKYGFLSQIVPYHDPELEQLYLFGRHLLNRLPKRHDGSTDIGEVDLSHLRVEKTGDHDLSLVPEGPTLMKGFGDGAASAQEPEKSLLSELIEKFNEKHGTDLTEKDALKPFEEAYRDPKVRQAAMSNDEENFGIVFDPVFEDKMAEHIDTVADLGRQYFAPDKTFKKSLNSTLRSAAWRMIRREEGVGDDLI from the coding sequence ATGAGCCCGGCACATCACGAGTCTGTGTTCGGGGATGCGATTGTCTCCTCGATGCTTGAGAACGGGTGGGAGCTGGGGAGTGCCAGCGACTACGACGCCGATCTTGGGTTGGACACCGCGCAGCTGCTCACCTTCATCGGGGCGACGCAGATCGACGAGTGGAACGAGCTGCTCGGCTACTACGGCAACGACGCGAACGCCGCGCAACGGGGGTTTGCGAAGCGGCTCGACCAGGCCATCAGCAACGATGGGTTGCTGGAGGTGCTGCGGAAAGGCGTGAAGGACCACGGCGTGCGGATCCGGCTCGCCTACTTCAAGCCGTCGCTCGTGACCTCCGATGACGTGTTGGACAACTACCGGGCCAACCGGCTCACCGTCGTTCGGGAGCTGAAGTACGCGACCAAGCAAGCCGACTGGGACAACCGGCTCGACCTCACCTTGTTCCTCAACGGGATTCCGGTCGCGACCGCGGAGTTGAAGAACCCGCTCACCGGTCAGGGTGTGGAGCACGCCAAGGAGCAGTACCGCGCCGAGCGTGACCCCACCGAACTGATCTTCTCGCGTCGCGTGGTGGCCAACTTCGCGGTCGACCCGGAGCTGGTGTTCGTCGCTACACAGCTGCGAGGTGCGAAGACCCGGTTTTTGCCGTTCAACACCGGATCCAACGGCCCGGGCGAGCCGGGTGGCGCCGGCAACCCGCCGGCGAAGGAGTTTGGCAAGTACGCCACGTCCTACCTGTGGGAACGCGTGTGGCAGCCGGACAACTGGCTCGACCTGCTCGAACGCTTCGTCCACGTCCACAAGGAAAAGGGTGCGGACGGGCGGTCCAAGAAGACCTTCATCTTCCCGCGCTACCACCAGTGGGACGTCGTCAAGAAGATCACCGCACACGCCGCGACGCACGGCTCCGGGCACAACTACCTCGCGATGGCCTCCGCCGGGTCCGGCAAGTCCAACACCATCGGCTGGCTGGCGCACCGGATCTCATCGCTGCACACGCCCACCAATCCCGCCGAACTCGACCCGGATGCGCTGGCCAACGGGCTCAAACCGGGCACGCCGGTGTTCGACAAGGTCATCATCATCACCGACCGGCGGAACCTGGACTCCCAGCTGCGCGAAACCGTCGGAAGTTTCGAGCAGACCGCCGGGCTCGTCGTGAAGATCGACGAGAAGTACGGCGCGAAGTCCGAGCAGCTTGCCAAGGCGTTGTCCCAGGAAACCGGCAAGATCGTCACAGTCACCTTGCACACCTTCCCGGCACTCCTGGACTACCTGCGACGCAACCCCACCGAGATCAAGGGCAGCCGGTTCGCGATCGTCGTGGACGAGGCGCACTCGTCGCAGTCCGGCGATGCGGCGACCGATGTGCGCAAGGTTCTCCGGGGCCTCGGACTCGACGCCGATGACGACTCCGGCGAGCCGGGGGCCGTCACAGCTGAAGCTGAAGGCAACACCGACGCGAAGCTGAAGAAGCGGGCAGAAGACCGGGGGCAGAGCCCCAACCTGTCGTACTTCGCATTCACCGCGACCCCGAAGGCGAAGACGCTGGAGAACTTCGGCGTCCTGACCGAACGCGACGGCAAGGCCACCCACGTTCCGTTCCACACCTACTCGATGCGCCAGGCCATCGAGGAAGGCTTCATCCTCGATCCGCTCCGCAACTACGTCACCTACAACACGTACTGGAAGCTGGTCAACGAAAACCCGGACGACAAGGAAGTCGATCCCCGGAAGGCCAACCCACTGCTGGCCAGGGCGGCCCTCACCCACGACTCCACGGTTGCCCGGCATGCGCAGGTGATCGTGGAGCACTTCCGCACACACACCGCGGGCCGCCTCGGCGGTCGGGCCAAGGCGATGGTTGTCACGGCCTCCCGCTTGAGTGCGGTGCAGATGGCTCGGGCGATCAAGAGCTACATCGCCGACCTGGAGTACCGGAACATCGGCGTCCTGGTGGCGTTCTCCGGAACGCTCAAGTGCGACGGCGAGGAGACCACCGAATCCAAGGAGAACGGTGGCCTGCCGGAAAGTGCGCTGCCGAAGGCGTTCGCGTACACCAGGGCCGATGACAAGACCACGAAGACCGGCAAGGGCCAGCCCGAATACCGCATCCTCGTGGTCGCGGAGAAGTACCAGACAGGCTTCGACCAGCCGTTGCTGACAACGATGTACGTCAACAAGAAGCTCAGCGGTATTTCCGCCGTGCAGACCCTGTCGCGGCTCAACAGGACGGCGGAACGCAAGAGCCAGGCGGACCTCGCGGTAATCGATTTCGTGAACGAAGCGGACCACATCCAGGAATCCTTCCGCCCGTTCTTCGAAGAAGCGATGACCCTGCCATCAGACCCCAACCTGCTCTACAACGCGCAGAGCAGGGTCATGGCTCCACCGATCTTGGTTGAGAGCGAGATGCGGGTGTTCGCCGAAGCTTTCCTGGCCGCGGAGGAGAAGGCGGCCGGACGCGCGGCCAAGTGGGCGAAGCTGCACGCCGAGCTGTACCGGCACACCGAGCCGGCGGTCGCGCGGTTTACCGAGCTGGCTGACCACGAAGACGAGGAGGAGACCGCAGAGAACTTCCGCAGCGACCTCAACGACTACGTCCGCAAGTACGGGTTCCTCTCCCAGATCGTGCCCTACCACGACCCGGAGCTGGAACAGCTCTACCTGTTCGGTCGGCATTTGCTCAACCGACTGCCCAAGCGGCACGACGGCAGCACCGACATCGGCGAGGTGGACCTCAGTCACTTGAGAGTGGAAAAGACCGGGGACCACGACCTCAGCCTCGTGCCCGAGGGACCGACCCTCATGAAGGGATTCGGGGATGGCGCGGCTTCTGCTCAGGAACCCGAGAAGTCGCTGCTGTCCGAGCTCATCGAGAAGTTCAACGAGAAGCACGGCACCGACCTCACCGAGAAGGACGCGCTGAAGCCGTTCGAGGAGGCCTATCGCGATCCGAAAGTGCGGCAAGCGGCGATGTCCAACGACGAAGAGAACTTCGGGATCGTCTTCGACCCCGTCTTCGAGGACAAGATGGCCGAGCACATCGACACCGTCGCCGACCTCGGACGGCAGTACTTCGCCCCGGACAAGACGTTCAAGAAGTCGTTGAACAGCACTCTCCGCAGCGCCGCGTGGCGGATGATCCGCCGGGAGGAAGGCGTCGGTGACGACCTGATCTGA
- a CDS encoding serine/threonine-protein kinase: protein MQADAVGDRYELIEEISSGGMGAIWRGFDSVLDREVAVKLIRTDAIVSAEQAEEFALRFQREARVTARIQHHGVPQVYDAVLDDSFDRLYLVMELVHGRSLRAFIDPEQPLPVSWAAAFGAQICTVLSHAHAVPVVHRDLKPDNVLVTDEGVVKVLDFGIAAILRTDVTRITATGTPIGTSQYMSPEQIQGGTVAPHSDLYALGCVLYELLCGHPVFDGDNDFTRMHQHVYDEPVPSQQVRADVPDELDSLVLELLAKVPEQRPVDAYEVYERLLPFLPTPGSRPESGTAIPTGVPDPTVMFRRPNAPRQRSIAEPVLQKTAPELAESVQQAPRTGLRESIKAAYERSDALLEEARYAQAAEMLQNVIEPAGEVLGAESLQVLSLRRRRAAILVIGGDYRLALPEFDALAAAFTRTEGAGSESAVECLQQAALCRAELGQVTAALRQFRDVLVRLRATDGDASPMAFDVRRLIGMLLLSENKVQEAWDTLQPLYDDLCLVRGKSDESAQEVRAILARIRLAEGPDGRA, encoded by the coding sequence GTGCAGGCGGACGCTGTCGGGGATCGCTACGAACTGATCGAGGAGATCAGTTCTGGGGGCATGGGTGCGATCTGGCGTGGCTTCGACTCCGTGCTGGACCGCGAGGTCGCGGTCAAGCTGATCCGGACCGATGCGATCGTCTCTGCCGAACAAGCGGAGGAATTCGCCCTGCGTTTCCAGCGCGAGGCGCGGGTGACTGCGCGGATCCAGCACCACGGCGTGCCACAGGTCTACGACGCTGTTCTCGACGACTCGTTCGACCGGCTCTACCTGGTGATGGAGCTGGTTCACGGGCGTTCGCTACGCGCCTTCATCGATCCTGAGCAGCCACTTCCGGTCAGTTGGGCGGCTGCTTTCGGGGCGCAGATCTGCACGGTGCTGTCGCACGCTCACGCGGTGCCGGTGGTCCACCGCGACCTCAAACCCGACAACGTGCTGGTCACCGACGAAGGCGTCGTGAAGGTGCTGGACTTCGGCATCGCCGCGATCCTGCGCACCGACGTAACCCGGATCACCGCGACCGGTACCCCGATCGGCACGAGCCAGTACATGTCGCCGGAGCAGATCCAGGGCGGGACGGTCGCCCCGCACAGCGACCTGTACGCCCTGGGCTGCGTGCTCTACGAACTGCTCTGCGGGCATCCTGTTTTCGACGGGGACAACGACTTCACGCGGATGCACCAGCACGTGTACGACGAGCCAGTGCCGTCGCAGCAGGTCCGTGCTGATGTCCCGGACGAGCTCGATTCGCTTGTGCTGGAACTGCTGGCCAAGGTTCCTGAGCAGCGCCCAGTAGATGCGTACGAGGTGTACGAGCGGTTGCTGCCGTTCCTGCCGACACCTGGTTCCCGGCCGGAGTCTGGGACCGCGATACCCACTGGCGTGCCGGACCCAACGGTGATGTTCCGTCGGCCGAATGCGCCGCGGCAGCGTTCCATTGCGGAGCCGGTTCTCCAGAAGACCGCCCCTGAACTGGCCGAATCCGTTCAGCAGGCACCGCGGACCGGACTCCGTGAGTCGATCAAGGCGGCGTACGAGCGTTCCGATGCGTTGCTGGAAGAGGCTCGTTATGCGCAGGCGGCCGAAATGCTCCAGAACGTCATCGAGCCAGCAGGCGAGGTGCTGGGTGCTGAGAGCCTGCAGGTGCTTTCGTTGCGGAGGCGGCGCGCGGCGATTCTCGTGATCGGCGGCGACTACCGACTTGCGCTTCCGGAGTTCGACGCACTAGCCGCCGCGTTCACGCGAACCGAAGGGGCCGGCAGCGAGAGTGCGGTTGAATGCCTGCAACAGGCCGCCTTGTGCCGCGCCGAGCTCGGTCAGGTCACGGCAGCGCTGCGGCAATTCCGGGACGTGCTGGTCCGGCTTCGGGCAACGGACGGTGACGCGTCCCCGATGGCCTTCGACGTTCGCCGCCTGATCGGGATGCTGCTCTTGTCGGAGAACAAGGTTCAGGAAGCGTGGGACACCCTGCAGCCGCTCTATGACGACCTGTGTCTGGTTCGAGGGAAAAGCGACGAGAGTGCGCAGGAGGTTAGGGCGATCTTGGCCCGCATTCGCCTGGCCGAGGGGCCTGATGGCCGAGCCTGA
- a CDS encoding DUF4011 domain-containing protein has product MRVELLHPPAMYYALVHNRVPVVHHLRLENLGDAAVESVDVTLELAGPDGPLAEPWTRSAVTVPADGVVSWDDFREFAPDASVLKSADEAFPVTYRVAVLTGDGADLELSVPSRMLAHNEWLSAPALYESISAFVQPNTAAVQQVLRAAGALLLRETGSSSLQGYQAGPKRAVQIGAALYEALREHAITYVGMPASFEDTGQKVRTTSEVLRDRVGNCIDLSVTYAACLEAAGLHPLIWIVRGHAFAGFFLNEERLPESVSLEPSQMINVVESAKAVAVELTGIGPGADSVDFAGAVRLGRAHLRGPRDLYGMVDVHLAHRSDIRPMPSADAVVPEAVEEVPPSVTQSRLALPDELIASGVLDEEENLEQQATTSDAPPRIGAWRRALLDLSLRNPLLKLPKRGKGLDLHIPAGSLKDLDDLVHTGKPLNIVAQDVLGGVHELQGVRRAQELPDEIVANELVADRRVYASVTQARYVDRMRELQRAARTVEQETGSNYLYLTLGSMVHPTPTGEAHAPLFVLPVRIEGGTGRRPYTVVVDGDELAAPNHCLVQWLRQKHGVEIPVLQNPILDGAGIDIGASLRAIRQGLVDNNLNFRIDETASLRLLEFSTFQMWRDLTQHWESFMQNPLVRHLVENPGQPMGGTAPVDVDIDETELLLPIAADGSQMRAIALAEQGHSFVLEGPPGTGKSQTIINLIAHAMTSGKTVLFVAEKQAALDVVKRRLAALGLDTFCLDVHGRKQSQRSITQQLKAAMERQVPADPHEWSALTAKFRSRVTELLEYPEQLHGTNGAGFSVWSGYQAKLAYGDGPAAPVPPGYFSLPEEQRRAVEAAARDLPSATHSARLRPHHPWAISGLRSVDGLASQAFLAAAQELEGVRQAFDRLPEMLRHRVSALPHPLQLGQVIEAARLARSGRLPDANRTAAATRPRWDDVVQTAVRAIALFQQQHQDALATFRPEFFVHPAFDSLQTQAAEAGRGLFGKKKRRVALVSALREHLTQDGELDETTVLAKLQAAFQARQAAAEIAHNTRAVPGLLLPPSWLPTRPDAAAVVQAEHRALQVSREARHRLPEVWEALSGLGAHAPTEELERFVGAWQRWLQVVGTADEEFSRWAADSGWAAAWARDGQVWVTDLGRGLVAIQRWGVVLAHTDVLNNAGLTEFREKILAGEAQSAEIEMAVLRGIARSAVDERLRTSALEYFDSTTHNQHVGDYLEFGEKIRDRVPEQIAAGLVHAAQRDSAFQDRAGKLVRRLGARNDRLSFREAAVQYPDVISRLTPCLLMSPASVAAFLEPGGIDFDIVVFDEASQIRVAQAIGAMGRGKSVVVVGDSKQMPPTSVMQASNTDQPEDSTVPEDLDSILSECVESGLPRELLTWHYRSTDESLIAFSNRHYYDGKLASLPAPGGDESAGIVWRRVDGHFESGGSRTNVVEARAIVAEISRILADPRTADRSIGVVTFNIHQRDLVLNLLESSDDRNIQQALIRGDNEELFVKNLENVQGDERDVILFSLAFSPDPKTGRVRLQLGPLINAGGERRLNVAVTRARAQVIVFSSFDPEHIDLTATKSVGIHHLRAYLEFAARGLHSSGDLTGPRPNIDRITEEIAAAIRARGHEVETHYGLSNFTVDIAVREPGHRSWQVAVVLDGPEWAARPTLADRDAAPRLLTDLMNWPDMVRVWLPQWMTDRDGVLDGIDRAVAAVSVQDEPTPVEESPVLDGEWPTQAEKTTTIEVVPTIEVEEDRPILRDVVVIPETAETDPGTAVEEFVPFEPVPVGTREQLDELAHDKSVQLLVRECMDKVIACEGPIEIDRLMKLVSKCFGLQRLSADRNQLLQRYLPRRYHVTGGFNTKFVWPDHRDPATWPGFRPNSKQNGRQFDEISPEEIVNAMCHACDTGRANDTKQLFRTTRELLGFGKTTKSMEHRFGRAMTDGAAEGRLPQLAD; this is encoded by the coding sequence TTGCGGGTTGAGCTCTTGCATCCGCCCGCCATGTACTACGCGTTGGTGCACAACAGGGTTCCGGTGGTGCACCACCTTCGCCTTGAGAATCTTGGCGACGCTGCGGTCGAATCCGTCGACGTCACGCTGGAGCTGGCCGGGCCGGACGGGCCACTCGCCGAACCCTGGACTCGGTCTGCGGTGACCGTGCCCGCTGACGGGGTGGTGAGCTGGGACGACTTCCGCGAGTTCGCGCCGGATGCATCGGTACTGAAGAGCGCCGACGAAGCGTTTCCAGTCACCTATCGCGTCGCCGTGCTAACCGGGGATGGGGCTGATCTCGAACTGTCGGTTCCGTCGCGGATGCTCGCCCACAACGAGTGGCTGAGCGCTCCGGCGCTCTATGAGTCGATTTCCGCTTTCGTACAGCCCAACACCGCTGCGGTGCAGCAGGTTCTGCGGGCAGCCGGAGCATTGCTCCTGCGGGAGACCGGCTCCAGCTCGCTGCAGGGCTATCAGGCGGGGCCGAAACGTGCGGTGCAGATCGGCGCGGCCCTGTACGAAGCGTTGCGCGAGCACGCGATCACCTACGTCGGCATGCCCGCGTCTTTCGAGGACACTGGTCAGAAGGTTCGCACCACCTCGGAGGTGCTGCGGGACCGTGTAGGCAACTGCATTGACCTGTCGGTCACCTACGCCGCTTGCCTGGAGGCAGCTGGGCTGCATCCGCTGATCTGGATCGTGCGTGGGCACGCGTTCGCCGGGTTCTTCCTCAACGAGGAACGGCTACCGGAGAGCGTGTCGCTGGAACCGTCGCAGATGATCAACGTGGTCGAGTCCGCCAAGGCTGTCGCCGTCGAGCTCACCGGGATCGGCCCCGGCGCGGACTCCGTCGACTTCGCCGGGGCAGTTCGGCTGGGCCGTGCCCACCTGCGGGGGCCGCGTGACCTCTACGGCATGGTCGACGTCCACCTCGCGCACCGCTCCGACATCCGGCCGATGCCCTCGGCGGATGCCGTGGTCCCAGAGGCCGTTGAGGAGGTGCCGCCATCGGTGACGCAGAGCCGTCTCGCCCTTCCGGACGAGCTGATCGCCAGCGGTGTGCTCGACGAGGAGGAAAACCTCGAACAGCAGGCCACCACCAGCGATGCGCCACCGCGGATCGGAGCTTGGCGGCGCGCCTTGCTCGATCTGAGCCTGCGCAACCCCCTGCTCAAGCTCCCCAAGCGCGGCAAAGGACTTGACCTGCACATTCCCGCCGGGTCGCTGAAAGACCTAGATGACCTGGTGCACACGGGGAAGCCGCTCAACATCGTGGCCCAGGACGTCCTCGGCGGTGTCCACGAGTTGCAGGGCGTCCGGCGCGCCCAAGAGCTTCCCGACGAGATCGTGGCGAACGAACTCGTGGCCGATCGCCGCGTCTACGCATCGGTGACCCAGGCCCGCTACGTCGACCGCATGCGGGAGCTGCAGCGTGCGGCACGAACCGTGGAGCAGGAAACCGGTAGCAACTACCTGTACCTCACCCTCGGTTCGATGGTGCACCCAACTCCGACCGGTGAGGCGCACGCACCGCTTTTCGTACTTCCGGTGCGCATCGAGGGTGGCACCGGACGTCGGCCCTACACGGTGGTCGTCGATGGTGACGAGCTCGCCGCACCCAACCACTGCCTGGTGCAGTGGCTGCGGCAGAAGCACGGTGTCGAGATTCCCGTGCTGCAGAACCCGATCCTCGACGGCGCCGGCATCGACATCGGCGCATCGCTGCGCGCGATCAGGCAGGGACTCGTCGACAACAACCTCAACTTCCGCATCGATGAGACGGCGAGCCTGCGGCTGCTGGAGTTCTCCACGTTCCAGATGTGGCGTGATCTCACGCAGCACTGGGAGAGCTTCATGCAGAACCCGCTGGTCCGGCACCTCGTGGAGAACCCCGGCCAGCCGATGGGTGGTACCGCGCCGGTCGACGTGGACATCGACGAGACCGAGCTGCTCCTGCCGATCGCCGCGGACGGCTCGCAGATGCGGGCCATCGCACTCGCCGAGCAAGGCCATTCCTTCGTCCTGGAGGGCCCGCCCGGCACCGGGAAGTCCCAGACGATCATCAATCTCATCGCCCATGCCATGACGTCCGGCAAGACCGTGCTGTTCGTCGCGGAGAAGCAGGCCGCGTTGGACGTGGTGAAGCGGCGACTCGCCGCGCTCGGACTAGACACGTTCTGCCTGGACGTGCACGGCCGCAAGCAGTCCCAGCGCAGCATCACCCAGCAACTCAAGGCCGCGATGGAGCGGCAGGTGCCGGCGGATCCCCACGAATGGAGTGCGCTGACGGCCAAGTTCCGGTCCCGGGTCACCGAACTGCTGGAGTACCCCGAGCAGTTGCACGGCACCAACGGCGCGGGCTTCTCGGTCTGGTCCGGTTATCAGGCGAAGCTGGCGTACGGCGATGGCCCGGCGGCGCCCGTTCCCCCGGGCTACTTCTCGCTCCCGGAGGAACAGCGTCGTGCTGTCGAAGCCGCCGCTCGGGACTTACCCAGCGCAACGCACTCCGCCCGGCTGCGGCCGCATCACCCGTGGGCGATCAGCGGACTTCGCAGCGTCGATGGGCTTGCGTCCCAGGCTTTCCTTGCCGCTGCGCAGGAACTTGAGGGCGTGCGGCAGGCTTTCGACCGGCTTCCGGAGATGCTGCGGCACCGGGTCAGCGCGCTACCACATCCGTTGCAGCTCGGGCAGGTCATCGAGGCAGCCCGGCTTGCCAGGTCGGGAAGGCTCCCGGACGCCAACCGAACCGCGGCGGCAACGCGACCTAGGTGGGACGACGTCGTGCAGACAGCGGTGCGAGCCATCGCCCTGTTCCAGCAACAGCACCAGGACGCACTCGCGACATTCCGGCCCGAGTTCTTCGTGCATCCTGCCTTCGACAGCCTTCAGACCCAGGCCGCAGAAGCTGGTCGCGGGCTTTTCGGCAAGAAGAAGCGCCGCGTGGCGCTGGTCAGCGCATTGCGTGAGCACCTGACTCAGGACGGGGAGCTCGACGAGACGACTGTTCTCGCGAAGCTCCAAGCGGCGTTCCAAGCGCGACAGGCTGCAGCCGAGATCGCACACAACACCCGCGCGGTGCCTGGGCTGCTGTTGCCGCCGTCCTGGTTGCCGACCCGTCCGGACGCCGCAGCAGTCGTGCAAGCTGAACACCGCGCCTTGCAGGTGTCGCGAGAAGCCCGTCATCGACTCCCCGAGGTGTGGGAGGCGCTCAGCGGGCTCGGCGCACACGCTCCGACCGAGGAGTTGGAGCGATTCGTCGGTGCTTGGCAGCGCTGGTTGCAGGTCGTGGGCACAGCTGACGAGGAATTCTCCCGCTGGGCGGCGGATTCCGGCTGGGCCGCTGCCTGGGCACGCGACGGCCAGGTTTGGGTTACGGACCTCGGTCGCGGTCTGGTCGCGATCCAGCGGTGGGGCGTCGTGCTCGCGCACACCGATGTGCTGAACAACGCTGGGCTGACCGAGTTCCGCGAGAAAATCCTCGCCGGGGAAGCCCAGTCCGCAGAGATCGAGATGGCGGTACTTCGGGGCATCGCGCGATCCGCGGTGGACGAACGCCTGCGCACGAGCGCATTGGAGTACTTCGACTCGACGACCCACAACCAGCACGTCGGCGACTACCTGGAATTCGGCGAAAAGATCCGAGACCGCGTGCCCGAGCAGATCGCTGCTGGGCTCGTCCACGCAGCACAACGCGACTCCGCGTTCCAGGACCGTGCTGGAAAGCTGGTGCGGCGCTTGGGGGCCCGCAACGATCGGCTCTCCTTCCGGGAAGCCGCGGTCCAATACCCCGACGTCATCAGCCGGTTGACCCCGTGCCTGCTGATGAGCCCGGCGTCGGTGGCGGCCTTCCTGGAACCAGGGGGCATCGACTTTGACATCGTCGTGTTCGACGAGGCTTCGCAGATCCGCGTTGCGCAGGCTATCGGTGCGATGGGACGCGGGAAATCGGTCGTAGTGGTCGGTGACTCCAAGCAGATGCCGCCCACCAGCGTCATGCAGGCCAGCAACACCGACCAGCCGGAAGATTCCACGGTGCCCGAGGACCTCGACAGCATCCTCTCCGAGTGCGTCGAGTCCGGGCTGCCCCGGGAGTTGCTGACCTGGCACTACCGCAGCACCGACGAGTCCCTCATCGCCTTCTCCAACCGGCACTATTACGACGGCAAACTTGCCAGCCTGCCCGCACCGGGCGGCGACGAGTCCGCGGGGATCGTCTGGCGCCGGGTGGACGGGCACTTCGAGTCGGGCGGCAGCCGGACCAACGTCGTCGAGGCCAGGGCAATCGTTGCGGAGATTTCCCGAATCCTCGCCGACCCGCGCACCGCTGACCGGTCGATCGGGGTCGTCACATTCAACATCCACCAACGAGACCTGGTGCTGAACCTACTGGAGAGCAGCGACGACAGGAACATCCAACAGGCGCTGATCCGCGGCGACAACGAGGAGCTGTTCGTCAAGAACCTGGAGAATGTGCAGGGTGACGAACGAGACGTGATCCTGTTCTCACTGGCGTTCTCCCCGGACCCCAAGACCGGGCGGGTCCGCCTGCAGCTCGGACCGCTGATCAATGCCGGCGGCGAGCGGCGGCTCAACGTTGCGGTGACCCGAGCTCGTGCCCAGGTGATCGTGTTCAGCTCGTTCGATCCGGAGCACATCGACCTTACGGCCACCAAGTCCGTCGGTATTCACCACCTGCGCGCGTACCTGGAATTCGCAGCTCGGGGCCTGCACAGTTCCGGCGATCTCACCGGTCCTCGTCCGAACATCGACCGGATCACCGAGGAGATCGCCGCCGCGATCCGGGCTCGCGGGCACGAGGTGGAAACGCATTACGGGCTGTCGAATTTCACCGTCGACATCGCGGTACGCGAACCTGGACACCGGAGCTGGCAGGTTGCAGTCGTGCTCGACGGCCCGGAATGGGCGGCGCGCCCGACGTTGGCCGACCGGGACGCAGCACCTCGACTACTCACCGACTTGATGAATTGGCCGGACATGGTTCGGGTCTGGCTGCCGCAGTGGATGACGGATAGGGATGGTGTTCTCGACGGGATCGACCGGGCGGTGGCTGCCGTATCAGTGCAGGATGAGCCGACACCAGTCGAGGAGTCCCCGGTGCTGGACGGGGAATGGCCAACTCAGGCGGAGAAGACAACAACGATCGAGGTGGTGCCGACCATCGAGGTCGAGGAGGACCGACCAATCCTGCGCGACGTTGTCGTGATTCCCGAAACTGCCGAAACCGATCCCGGCACGGCGGTCGAGGAGTTCGTTCCGTTCGAACCGGTCCCGGTCGGCACCCGCGAGCAGCTCGACGAATTGGCGCATGACAAATCCGTGCAGCTGTTGGTCCGGGAATGCATGGATAAGGTGATTGCCTGCGAGGGCCCGATCGAGATCGACCGGTTGATGAAGCTGGTCAGCAAGTGCTTCGGACTACAGAGGTTGTCCGCCGACCGGAACCAGTTGTTACAGCGGTATCTGCCGCGGCGGTACCACGTCACAGGCGGTTTCAACACCAAGTTCGTTTGGCCAGACCACCGCGATCCGGCGACCTGGCCGGGCTTCCGACCCAACTCCAAACAGAACGGTCGGCAATTCGATGAAATCTCGCCGGAAGAAATCGTCAACGCGATGTGTCATGCGTGCGACACCGGACGTGCCAACGACACCAAGCAGCTCTTCCGAACGACGAGAGAATTGCTGGGGTTCGGCAAAACCACCAAGTCAATGGAGCACCGCTTCGGCAGAGCGATGACCGATGGAGCGGCGGAAGGGCGCCTACCACAGCTCGCGGACTGA